A stretch of the Deinobacterium chartae genome encodes the following:
- a CDS encoding TetR/AcrR family transcriptional regulator, producing MESLSLRERQKERRRARIYQVAIDLFKQRGFQQTTATDIAKGAHVSRGTFFNYYPYKEAVLLDYGSEIVERLHDHALARLNEGAEPVRVLEEVWERLADESARERDLIPPLAYELLNPDPERARVAYQALPLSKVVELILRPLALAGRLREDISLERMCNTIADTYLMTALRWSAYGSERPLKQEMLKALSFMLEGVYRR from the coding sequence ATGGAAAGCCTCTCGCTGCGTGAACGTCAGAAGGAGCGCCGTCGCGCCCGCATCTACCAGGTCGCCATTGACCTGTTCAAGCAGCGCGGCTTTCAGCAGACCACCGCTACCGACATTGCCAAGGGCGCTCACGTCTCGCGGGGAACTTTTTTCAACTACTACCCCTACAAGGAGGCCGTGCTGCTCGATTACGGCTCGGAGATCGTGGAGCGCCTGCACGACCACGCGCTGGCCCGCCTGAACGAGGGGGCCGAACCGGTCCGGGTCCTCGAGGAGGTGTGGGAGCGGCTGGCCGACGAGAGTGCGCGCGAACGCGACCTGATTCCGCCGCTGGCCTACGAGTTGCTCAACCCGGACCCCGAACGCGCGCGTGTGGCGTATCAGGCGCTGCCGCTCTCGAAGGTGGTCGAGCTGATCCTGCGTCCGCTGGCGCTCGCCGGGCGCCTGCGCGAGGACATCAGCCTCGAGCGGATGTGCAACACCATCGCGGACACCTACCTGATGACGGCGCTGCGCTGGAGCGCTTACGGCTCCGAGCGCCCACTGAAGCAGGAGATGCTCAAGGCTCTTTCGTTCATGCTCGAGGGCGTCTACCGGCGTTAG
- a CDS encoding ABC transporter ATP-binding protein, which translates to MQQDDAFSKDFDAKLARRVLRYLKPYQAITVLVLVAALLLAVLQPLFGLLQRHAIDCYLVQTPGVRCEALNNTPEALFNALLLLAAAYLGLKLFEFGLRYGFTYALSWIGQHVLYDIRSDLFSKLQRLHLGYYDKNPVGRLITRVTSDVDAINMFITNGLAALVTSTFLILAYMIIMISLDWRLALISFTVLPVLFWVTAFFRRHLRDAYRNTRIRQAIVNTQLNENITGMLTVQLFNREGRNQVKFDLANRAFLRSLIDSVKWFSLFMPTVQLLAQVAVGAVLYYAGNQILVGAGVTLGTLVAFIGWVTQLFQPIQDLADVLNNLQAAMASSERIFGVLDTEEEIKDPERPHKLEGFRGQVDLEGVWFAYDTSVTATTPDSDERWTLRGIDLHIRPGESVALVGATGAGKTSIISLVSRFYDVQRGAVKVDGHDVRAYAQHDLRKHIGVVLQDVFLFAGTIESNLRLGDESIPLERIVQACKYVGVHDFIMSLPDGYKSEVRERGATLSTGQKQLLAFARALIQNPDILLVLDEATASVDTETELQIQEALTKVMAGRTSIIIAHRLSTIEHCDRIVVMRKGRVVEQGSHLELLARGGYYSKLYQLQYAGQGASLASD; encoded by the coding sequence ATGCAGCAAGACGACGCCTTTAGCAAGGATTTCGACGCCAAGCTCGCGCGGAGGGTGCTGCGCTACCTCAAGCCTTATCAGGCCATCACCGTGCTGGTGCTGGTCGCTGCCCTGCTGCTCGCGGTGCTGCAGCCGCTGTTCGGACTGCTGCAGCGGCACGCGATCGACTGCTACCTGGTGCAGACGCCCGGGGTGCGCTGTGAGGCATTGAACAACACCCCCGAGGCGCTGTTCAATGCGCTGCTGCTGCTGGCCGCCGCCTACCTGGGGCTGAAGCTGTTCGAGTTCGGGCTGCGCTACGGCTTTACCTACGCGCTGAGCTGGATCGGACAGCACGTGCTCTACGACATCCGCAGCGACCTCTTCTCGAAGCTGCAGCGGCTGCACCTGGGCTACTACGACAAGAACCCGGTGGGCCGTCTGATCACCCGCGTCACCTCGGACGTGGACGCGATCAACATGTTCATCACCAACGGCCTGGCCGCGCTGGTGACCTCGACCTTCCTGATCCTGGCGTACATGATCATCATGATCTCGCTGGACTGGCGGCTGGCGCTGATCTCGTTCACGGTGCTCCCGGTGCTGTTCTGGGTGACCGCCTTTTTCCGCCGGCACCTGCGCGACGCGTACCGCAACACCCGCATCCGTCAGGCGATCGTCAATACCCAGCTCAACGAGAACATCACCGGGATGCTGACCGTGCAGCTGTTCAACCGCGAGGGCCGCAACCAGGTCAAGTTCGACCTGGCCAACCGCGCCTTCTTGCGCTCCTTGATCGATTCGGTGAAGTGGTTCAGCCTGTTCATGCCGACCGTGCAGCTGCTCGCGCAGGTCGCGGTGGGCGCGGTGCTGTACTACGCGGGTAACCAGATCCTGGTGGGGGCAGGTGTCACCCTGGGGACGCTGGTGGCCTTCATCGGCTGGGTCACCCAATTGTTCCAGCCGATCCAGGACCTGGCCGACGTGCTCAACAACCTGCAGGCCGCCATGGCCTCGAGCGAGCGCATCTTCGGCGTGCTCGACACCGAAGAGGAGATCAAGGACCCCGAGCGTCCCCACAAGCTCGAGGGCTTCCGGGGACAGGTGGACCTCGAGGGCGTCTGGTTCGCCTATGACACCTCGGTGACTGCCACTACACCGGACTCGGACGAGCGCTGGACCCTGCGCGGCATCGACTTGCACATCCGACCCGGCGAGAGCGTGGCGCTGGTGGGGGCTACCGGCGCGGGCAAGACCTCGATCATCTCGCTGGTGTCGCGCTTTTACGATGTGCAGCGCGGCGCGGTGAAGGTGGACGGGCACGACGTGCGGGCGTACGCGCAGCACGATCTGCGCAAGCACATCGGTGTGGTGCTGCAAGACGTGTTCCTGTTCGCCGGGACCATCGAGAGCAACCTGCGGCTGGGAGACGAGAGTATCCCGCTCGAGCGCATCGTGCAGGCCTGTAAGTACGTGGGCGTGCACGACTTCATCATGAGCCTGCCCGACGGCTACAAAAGCGAGGTGCGCGAGCGCGGGGCCACGCTCTCTACCGGGCAGAAGCAGCTGCTGGCCTTTGCCCGCGCCCTGATCCAGAACCCGGACATCCTGCTGGTCCTCGACGAGGCGACCGCCTCGGTGGACACCGAGACCGAGCTGCAGATCCAGGAGGCGCTGACCAAGGTGATGGCGGGCCGCACCTCGATCATCATCGCGCACCGCCTGTCCACCATCGAGCACTGTGACCGCATCGTGGTGATGCGCAAGGGCCGGGTGGTCGAGCAGGGCTCGCACCTCGAGCTGCTCGCGCGCGGCGGCTACTACTCGAAGCTGTACCAGCTGCAGTATGCGGGGCAGGGCGCTTCGCTGGCGAGCGACTGA